TTAGAAAGGCTTTCTTTTTAGATAAATAAATTTGTAAATATTATATTTTTTGAAGTGTCAAGAAATTGATACAATGAAGATAGGGTACGGAGTTATCGCTTCCATATACTGCTTTATTACTGTTCAAAAATAGGATTCTGTTTCTACTGGTTCACTTTCATATCGATCCTAAAATTAATTACCAATTGGTTGATACTTATGATTATACCAATATACATAGCTTCCACATATACGCCTCATTATTTGTTGTAACAGATTGTCTTGATGGAAGCAATAACTCCGTACCCTTGCTTTACATTTACACAATTAAAAACAGGCCATATCAAATGACCTGCTTTGTCATAACTTATTCTTATATACATTTTTTTCAACAATATGTCCAGGAATTACCCACACTTAGAATATCCACAGCTCCTACATACCACACAACCGCCTTCATGTTCGACCTTGGCTCCACATTCTGGACAGTATCTCATTGTTTTGCCTTCTTCTAATGATTCATCCATTCCCATGGAAATTTCATTTGTGTAGATATTGTCACACGTGTCTGAAAGCGTACAAGTAGCACAATCATCTGTGGATTTTGATTCTTCATTTTCAATTTCTCTGGCTATATCACCAACATTTTTCTCATCTTCTAGTATGTTCATATTCATGACCTTTTCTAGGGCTTTACCTATAGCATCGGGACATGATAATACGTTTATTCCTTTGTCACCCTTGCCTCTTTGCATTAAAGTAGAATGACATCTTATGCCCTTAAGCTGTTCTATAATAGCTTCAGCACTTATGCCTGCACGTAGGGCTATAGAGATGAGTCTACTTGTAGCTTCACTTTGACTTGGACAACCCCCTGCTCTACCAAGGTTGGTGAATACCTCACAGATTCCCTTTTCATCGTAATTAGCTGTTATATATAGGTTTCCACACCCTATTCTCACTTTTTCAGTAATCCCCATTGTTGTTTTTGGTCTGGATCTTGGAATTATTCCTTTAACTTCTGTTGCAGCAGCTTCTTCAATCTTATTGTCCTTCAATTTACCTATATTTAATACCTGCCCATCCCTACTACCATCCCTATAAATTGTGATTCCTTTACATCCCAATTTATAAGCGAGCATATAAACCTCGGCAACTTCCTCCTTAGTAGCATGATTTTCAAAATTAACTGTTTTAGAAACAGCATTATCAACATGCTCTTGGAATGATGCTTGCATTTTGATATGCCACTCCGGTGAAATATCATGGGCTGTAACAAAAATTTTCTTTATGTACTCTGGAATCTCTTTTATATCATGTATGCTTCCCTTTTCTGCCACTTTTTCCATTAGCTCTTCTGAATAGATGCCTTCTGCCTTAAGATATTCTTTGAATAACGGATTAACTTCAATTAGTTTGTCATCATCCATTACATTTCTATAGTAGCATAGTGCAAATAATGGCTCTATACCACTCGAAGTTCCTGCTATGATACTTATAGATCCCGTTGGAGCTATAGTTGTTGTGGTTCCATTTCTAAGCTCTACATCCCTTTGTCTAAATATACTTTTGTCATGATTAGGGAATATGCCTCTCTCCCTAGCAAGGTCAATGGATTTTTCCTTCGATCTAACATCAATGAATTTCATGACATCCTTTGCTACCTTTACACCAGCCTCTGAGTTATATCCTATTCCTAGCTCAACAAGCATATCAGCAAAGCCCATTACTCCTAATCCAATTTTTCTATTTGATTTCGTCATTTCTTCTATTTCTTTTAAAGGATATTTATTTACTTCTATAACATTGTCTAGGAAACGAACAGCTAAATCCACCACTTCACCTAGTCTATCATAGTCAATTTTTGCTTTCTCATTTTCGTGTTTCACCATTTTAGATAGGTTTATAGAACCAAGGTTACATGATTCAAAGGGCAATAGAGGTTGTTCACCACAATTATGTACAACAATCCCATTAGCAATCAATGAATGGGTAATTTGTTCTGAAATATCATAGACCTCACTTTCCTTTTCTTCAATTATTTCTACTACCTTACTTATATACTTGGTGTTTTTCCTAGACTCTCTATTA
The Maledivibacter sp. genome window above contains:
- a CDS encoding TSCPD domain-containing protein; this encodes MGITEKVRIGCGNLYITANYDEKGICEVFTNLGRAGGCPSQSEATSRLISIALRAGISAEAIIEQLKGIRCHSTLMQRGKGDKGINVLSCPDAIGKALEKVMNMNILEDEKNVGDIAREIENEESKSTDDCATCTLSDTCDNIYTNEISMGMDESLEEGKTMRYCPECGAKVEHEGGCVVCRSCGYSKCG